Genomic segment of Arachis hypogaea cultivar Tifrunner chromosome 11, arahy.Tifrunner.gnm2.J5K5, whole genome shotgun sequence:
AATCAACACCCTATGGCATATTACACCAAGCTTAACACATATTTCTTCACTTTACCTCGTCCTCAATCTCCATATTGATATATCACATATAATCAAACCTCATTAATATATTCCCAATCAATTAACATCAATATCACATTTATCAACATAATTCACTCCCCAACTTCACAAATCATTCATCCTCATCATACCACTATCAATTATCAAtatctaactcaaaaatcatcatTTTATCATACATCATCATACAATAGCATCCAACAACTCATCAACCATTcaaatccaatcctatcctatgggtcactagcctaagtgtccatgaatattatatactacataaaggaaactaaaaccataccttgggcGATCCCCTATATGTCCAAAACTCAAAATTGAGCACTAGAGAGCTTTTAACCAAAATCCAAGCTTTCACTTCCACTCTAATAAGCACAATTAAGTTCCaaaagctcccaaagccacaataatcaaactatatacatataaatcacctcaatcaacctagggttccaattaaacataaattcacaagGGTTTAATGGCTCTTACCTCTTCCAAcagatttggatgtcaaaacccAATACTAAGCAAGGCTTAGAgtaaacctaaacatccaaaacacaagatttcactcaaaaccaaacccAAAAATTCGAATTTCACAAGGGCATGAAAATTGGGCAGAGAATCTCGAGAAACTTACCACATGGCCTAGATAGAAATGACGGGCTCGGTGAGAGCTTCGCGTAGCCACTGACAGCATGCGAATCGGAGCACCATAGCTCGAGATATCGCGACTTGAAGTGAGAAGTGAATAGTGTTTTCccccttctcttttctctcttctcatgcAGCTGGTGTTTATGTTGTGTGAGTGGTTTATGGCTGAAAAGGGTTCACTTAAAggacttatatatgttgggcttgggcccaacttgggcctggtccaacccgttagcgtttttagcccgtttggcccaacttcgggccaaacctttaaaattaacgccccgttttccatttctaatggttttctaagatttttgacGATTTTCACTTTTCCTCATGtggtaccgggcagacttgaaccggttcaactgatTTAACTGCCGGTTCGCAGTTTTTCATGGTTTTTCGCAGAaggcacattttctgactcagaaaaacccactgagtccaaaaatcacctttaaatcctcaaattctctctctaacttttcggaatctaatttggacaatattaattacttaattaactgGGTGATTAATTGCGgctcttacattctccccaccaaataagaaatttttccctcaaaatttgaattacctgaAAAAAGTTCGGGATAATCCTTTCGCATTTCGGACTCCAATTCCCACATATGCTCTTCTACTCCTGCTCGCTCCCAAGCAACTTTAACCAATGAAACGTCCTTTCCTCGCAGCTTCTTCACACTAGTGTCGTCGATCCTCACTGGCGTCACTTGGAAGGTTAAGTTCTCCTTCAACTCCACCGACTTGGGCTCCAATACATGAGCCGCATCCGACGTGTACTTGCGgagttgtgacacgtggaatacgtcatgcaagttagacagaTGAGGTGGCAAAGCTACTTGATACGCCGCCGGCCCGAATTGCCTTAAAACCTCAAACGGTCCTATATACCTCGGATTCAACTTCTTGGCCTTGATTGCTCTTCCAATCCCAGTTGTCGGTGTCACCCGAAGAAATACATATTCTCCCACTTCAAACTCTAACAGTTTCCTTCTCTGGTCCGCGTAGCTCTTCTGTCGACTTTGAGCAGTTAGAATCCTTGCACGAATCTTCTTAATGTTCTCAATAGTCTCTGCTATCACCTCAGGACCCAAAACACTTGCTTCACCAGATTCACACCAACAAAGTGGAGACTGGCACTTTCGTCCATACAAGGcttcatacggagccatccctatgctcgcatgaaagctgttgttatacgcaaactccaccaatggcatgtaacgaTCCCAACTCCCGGGTTGATCCAATACACATGCTTTTAGTATGTCTTCCAACGTCTGAATAGTTCTTTCCGACTGTCCAtcggtttgtggatgatatgcggTACTGAGACATAGCTTCGTACCAAAAGCTCTTTGGAAATCTCCCCAAAACTTTGATGTGAATGATCACGGTCCGACACTATGCTTGAtggcacaccatgcaaccttactatctccttGATGTACAATCTCGCCAACTCCTCCATAAAACAATTTACtcggataggcagaaaatgagtggatttggttaagcgatccacgatcacccaaattgagtcaaatcccgacctagtcctcggtaaaccgttcacaaaatccattgcaattccttcccacttccactggGGAATCTCAAGTGGTTGTAGCATTCCCGACAGtttctgatgctctatcttcacctTCTGGCAAGTTAAACACTTGGATACCACTGTTGTTGCATCACCCTTCATCCCaagccaccagaacatcttctttagGTCATAATACATCTTCGTGCTCCTGGGATGAATAGAAAACCCACTGTTGTGAGCTTCCGACAACAAATCTCACCTCAAACTTCCTACATCCGGTATGTAAATCCTTCCCTTGTATCTTATAACCCTTCATCATCCTTAGTGAATTCTTCGCGCCTCTTATCACCAACTGGTTGAAACAATTGCAGAAGCTTCTGCCCATCTTGCTGAGCCTTTTGTATTTCTGATTTAAAAGTGCTTGAGATTTGTAGCTGGTTCAAACAAGCTCTTCcggcaacttcaccaatatccagtttaagatccacaaacttatctactagctcctcttccttgattctcatccaagctATTGTTAAAGATTTCCGACTCAAGGCATCTGctactacattcgcctttccaggatgataactcaactcaaaatcataatctttaagcaactccatccaccttctctgacgCATAtttagctctttctgatcaaagatgtactcgagactcttatgatcagaaaagacgTTAAACCTCACTCCATACAagtggtgtctccaaatcttcaatgcaaacacaatcgccgctaattccaagtcatgagtggggtaattcacctcatgcggtctcagctgacgcgatgcgtaagccaccacattccgatgttgcatcaacacgcaacccaaaccTTTCAGTGATGCATCACAAGATACTTTGAATGGTTCATGCGGTTCTGGAAAAATCAAAACTGGCGCTGAAGTTAACTTCTGCTTCAAAGTTTGAAAAGTCTCTTCACACTCCAACCTCCACACAAATGGCACCTTTTTCCTTGTTAATTTCGTCATTGGTAGCACAATCCGGGAAAATCCTTCGATAAATCTTCGGTAATATCCGGCTAAACCCAAAAAGCTCCTGACTTCCGTCACAGTCGttggtctttcccattccatcaccgcttCTACCTTAGAAGGATCTATAGCTATTCCTCATTTGCTCACCACGTGGCCTAAAAACTTTACTTCTTCCTTCCAAAACTCGCACTTTGACAACTTAGCGTACAACTTCCGCTCCTTTAAGAATTACAACACAATCCTCAAGTGTTCCTCATGCTCCTTTGCCGTCTTAGAGTATACCAAGATGtcatctatgaaaaccaccacgaatttgtccaaaaaggaaaatagcaggtgcattcgttaacccaaaggacattaccgcaaactcgtagtgtccatagcgtgttctaaatgcagtcttaggaatatcatcctccttcacccttatctgatggtaaccggatctcaaatcgatcttggaaaacactccagctccttgcaattgatccatcaagtcatctatccttggcagCGGGTACTTGTTCTTCACGGTCACTTTGTTTAACTGTCAGTAATCCATGCACAAGCGCATTccttcatccttcttctttaccaataaaactggcgctccccatggtgatacactcggtcgaatgaacctcttgttcagaagctcttcTAACTGAGTTTTTAACTCTGCCAACTCTATCGGAGCTATTTTATACAGCGCAATTGATATTGGCCCGGCTCCCGGCACCAATTCAatcacaaattcaatttcccTTTGAGGTGGAAACTCAGGGATATCTTCCGGGAATACCTCAGGAAAATTTCTAACCACCGGTATCTGATCCAAGTTCTGAGCATCACCCAACGCATTAGCAGCCAACAGAATATAGCCCTGACACTCCTTCCCACTACAATGCACCATTATGGAGTTCAGGTAATATCCCGCAGCTACCACCGCTCCATTTTCTCCGTCCAGCATAAACCGAATTGTCCGTTCAAAACAATCCAACAAAACCCGATTCttcgacaaccaatcaaaccccaaaatcattTCTAGCCCCACCATTGGTAAACagatcaaatcatgcacaaaatctctaccctcaagcttgaaacctacttgtCTACAACCTAATCTAGTCATAACTGTCTGATGCGGAGTATGTACATGCAGATCAAAAGGTAACTCTGACATTTTCAAACCTAattcctcaactttagcaaaCGAAATAAATGAATGCGAAGCTCCAGTATCATACAATGCAACTAAGGATTTGTCACCAATTAAACATATACCTCTCATCAATGGATTCGCCTTAGAAGCATCCTTGGCATTCACAGCAAAGACTCGACCTTGATGTTAATTCTGGCCCGCATTCTGGTTCCTCCCACGAATGCAATCCCTCGCAATGTGGCCAGGCAACCCACAACTGAAGCAACCACCTAAACCAATTTTGCATGAGTCATAAGGATGGAAATGCCTACAACGTACACAAGTCAAATCCATAGAATTTTTACTCTGATTTCCTCTCCCCTTAGCATACTGAAACTGAGTCTGAGTGTTCTTCCTGAAACCTCCTTGACCTTGAGGTGCATATCCTCCTCTTTTGAAGCTTTGACCTCTAGGATGGAAATACTTGTCACACCCTCGACTAGAGATCCCTCCATGAGTGTCCTTGGATGCCGACACGGTCTTGGCATATTCTTCCGCCACTCTCGCCTTGTTCACTACGTCGGAGAAGACACGGATCTCCATGGGCGCCACAGCAGTCATAATGCTATCCCTTAAACCTCTCTGGTACTTAATGCACTTCCAGCTCTCGTAAGTCTCCGGGGCACCTTGacataccctagaaaacctacagagttcctcaaacttgttggagtaaTCTGCCACAGACATGGAACCTTGCTTCAGTTGCATCAGTTCCATCTCCTTTGCTTTCCTTGCAGACTCAGGGAAATACTTCTTATAGAAGGCCGCTTGGAATACCTCCCATGGAATGTCAGCATTTTGAAGTAGTAGCAAGCGACACTCTGCTTGCTACCAGGGCTGGTACTCTCCCGCTAGCTGATAAGCGGCAAACTCGACATACTGATTGAGGGAAACATGCTGCGCCTGTAAAGCacgctccatagcctgaaaccagtGATCCGCTTCAGTAGGATTAGTGGATCCTCGGAAAGTGGGCGGATGAACCTTAAGGAACGTCACCAAGGTCATCGGAAATCCTCCCGTGTTATCATCATTTCCCTCAGCATTATCATTGGCATTTCCTTCTCCGTTTCCATTGCCATTCCCCGCCGGTTGGCCTAACCTCTacacagcttgcagagtcgcagcagcattaGCTTCCATGGTATTTGCGAGATTCGCCATTGCCGCCATGAATTCGGCATGGTTGTTAGCCGGTTGCTCATTTATACTTTCTCGTGTACGTGTTCGACCTCGTCCGCGAGTAGCCAtgtagggttcctgtctacaccaaacaatcgatatcaaggtgatcagtctcaatatcaaaagcctagtgcttcaattatcccaaacaggcactcataaacaagcatgctatgcaatatcaaacagataacctaatagcatcaaagaaaagacatgcagagtatgcaatgaagcacaatcagtctatccctcaggctcacaaggacgaactactctgataccactaaatgtaacaccctaattagcctaagctttacctcgcatcgtaaagtaaaggttaatcaaagattacgATAGTTCAAAGCtcatacatattatatatatagaaagaatagtataatctagaagcccgatgaaggatatagctcaaattttggatttgaaaagcgcaaaatgcACTAACGAAACTACTAgcttaaggcacaagaaacagataagatacaacaaaatataagtatataatatcataggaaactagcctcgactcgtggagtttaagccgactagccaTATACAGGTATACAAAACCATACAgtgaaaacagcttatacaagtttttctctcctaaaataagcctctaggcaaagacaaaatacaaaagagagatgtataaacaagataaaccaaaaggactccaaaagaatccaagatcctccgcttctgtcaccatctaaagcaactcaccgaggtgggttgcgacctacatctgaaaaatacaacaaagatatggtatgagaactggaggttctcagtatggtaacagtgcctagtgatgtaggatataaaacaagattcaaacttaagcattctaaaacaaataaacaTAATATAACAACATTAACTTAAATAAACCGCGTAAttcatcttaggggatttctacaCTAACCAAACACcactatcccacagccttcaccaacctatcctccatgcgatcccatcgccaccgccttccgaacctcctcaatcccagtagaaagcacaattaataacaatgcaagtaattTACAAGTAAAAGCATACGAAGTAAGTAGATCAACTAAGCAAATAGGCAtattattcaattaggcatacaattacaagttggcaaagcaaacaaacagatagaaaatgcatatgatgaatgcctgccctactggctgtgatatcacattgtcggttcaactgccaacccgacacatctccatggagacgtcgcccttcggaattATCAATgagaacccccgagatatagtgctcggatcattgtccagggttttgcgcctgcacgctctattgatccgaagggatgcgagcgggatactcttacctcagacctcacatctcaacgtaagcgggattaaccaccgttcttacgccgccgccgctacctcaacaggcgggattaaccaccgtccctgccgggcgcatagcatCTCATAATCTTAGTAAAAACAatatttcagtggttttcaaaaaaacattttcagtatacagagatccattatctcaatccgagtcctcgactcatctcaaccactgtccattcataactcagtttccaaatatcaaaagtttatcattcctcatctcatacatcaatcatccttcacctaacgtcaaaccattctcagcacgccaaaaacctaggcctccattttctaatttattataACATCATGTACTAGAATCCTTAAGTTATATCCCATGTTCTATtactcaaaactaggcccaaaagtcctaaaatggtgttatagaggcttacaaccttgttaggaaggtagaatagttgaaaaataagaaaaatttgagaaataggacgtgtgcggccgcacaggggcctgtgcgtgcgcacgcccagaaaatttttaaaagtatgcgtacgcacaggggtgtgcgtacgcacaggtgtcaaaAATAAAAAGGTCTGTTCACTCgtacaacctgtgccagcgcccccaacagGTTGGCCTTtccgacgtgtgcgtccgcacaagttGAAATTATTCTTTAGATAtgcgcgcgcacaagctgtgctagcgctgcaaacagaacgcacttccctgcctgtgcgtgcgcacaggtgtgtGTGTCCGCCATGGTtttgaaaaccgaaccggaccggCTGGTTCAACTGGAAAAACTGGAAACCGGTCACCTAACCGGTCCGAGTAAAGTCAGAAACCGCCTGACAAAAAACCGGTGAAAAAACTGGTCGAACCGGTGGTTAACCGATGAACCGGGAGAACCGTCCGGTTTTTTGGCGGTTTTTTTTGAAACCAAACTATTAAATAGCGTCGTTTTGAaggtgagaaaaaaaaaacaacgaaAGAAAGGCCAAAAAGGCCCCAATCCCCACCCCACCCctttctgtctctctctctcactcatacCCACCAGAAAACCCTAGTCCCACCCATAATCCTCTCCTCTCTTCGAATTCCAAGAATAGCCACCACCCACCATCCCATTTCAGAGCTTAAACTCATTGCCGACCCCTTCTCTACTTGTCGCCCTCTCTGTCCGAGCTCGCTTTGTCGTCGTGAGTCGCGCCGCTTCGCTGCTCCTCGCCGTGGGTCGCGCCGCTTCGCTGCTCCTCGCCGTCGCCGTGTGTCATTTCTTAGTCTCTGCTTCAACCCTCTCAGGTCTCAGATCTCAGTTCTCAGTTTTCGGGTTTCTTCTCCTCTGATTCAAGCCTTCAACCCTCTCAGGTCTCAAGTCTGAGTCTCTAACACTCCCTGATTCTGTTTCCCATCCCCCATCACGTCCTTGTCATCGCCGAGCTCACCTTCTCTGTGTTCGCCGATGTCGCTTCCTCTGTTGTCACCGTTGCTCGCCTTCATCCTCGTCGTCGGTAAGCCTCGCCTCCTCTGTTCGCAGTTTCGCCTTCCTCCTCTGCTTGCTGGTTTATTGTTCGCTGGAATGGATTTATgtgttatcttttattttctattcatgattttctgaTTTATTTGTTTGATGGATTCatgattttcatttattttgattttttgagtTGTTTctgatttatttgttatttgttgtttctgatttatttgttatttattcatGAGTTTGTTGCTGATGCTATTGTTTGCTGAGGATCTGAGGTTATTATTTGCatgttgaagttgaagaagagaATGGATCAGTGTTTGAGATGCTTTTGTATTGAAATATAGCTGTGGAGGTTTTGTTGTCAACTGAGATTGGAGCTGTGGTGGTTTTGCAGCCATGAAGTACCTGCTTGGAACAATGTTGGCATGGACTAAACATTGATGCCAATAACTAtaggaagtttttttttttttgagataatgTACTTCATAAGAATGtctaaaaaatttgaaagaatattttttatggctgaagatttattttgttaaatgtaATTTATACTGTGTGATTTCTgtttaaaatttatcaaatttaaatattgaaaattatatattaattttttataattttattttatatttaactaaaccggttgaaccccggttgGACCACGGTCAGACCACTGGACCGCTGAACCGGTTACTCtaccggtttattgaccggttcggttttcgcAACCTTGGTGTCCGCACAAATCAAAATTTTTCGCAGGGTGTGCGTCCGCACGAGAGTGTGCgctcgcacatatcagaaatcatgaaattatgcaactttgcagaatttcagatttttaacaccaactttgaatgatcataactttctcttcaaaattctaattttcacaaactttatatcgatttaaagggttttcaaagatctttaattctaaataattttcaatcaattttgaaaaccgaggcaaaagttatgatcgaacaaagttcatcaaaaactaACTTTTACCCAAAATCATAATTTCCACAATTCCTTTATAAAACACAACCAAGaccaaaccaaaccattccaaactccaatTCTCATCAAAATCAACACCCTATGGCATATTACACCAAGCTTACCACATATTTCTTCACTTTACCTCGTCCTCAATCTCCATATTGATATATCACATATAATCAAACCTCATTAATATATTCCCAATCAATTAACATCAATATCACATTTATCAACATAATTCACTCTCCAACTTCACAAATCATTCATCCTCATCATACCACTATCAATTATCAATATCAAACTCAAAAATCATCATTTTATCATACATCATCATACAATAGCATCCAACAACTCATCAACCATTCAAATCCagtcctatcctatgggtcactagcctaagtgtccatgaatattatatactacatagaggaaaccgaaaccataccttggtcgatccCCTATATGTCCAAAACTCAAAATTGAGCACTAGAGAGCTTTCAACCAAAATCCAAACTTTCACttccactccaataagcacaattaagttccaaaagctcccaaagccacaataatcaaactatatacatataaatcacctcaatcaacctagggttccaattaaatataaattcacAAGGGTTTAATGACTCTTACCTATTCCAAcagatttggatgtcaaaacccaatgctaagcaaggcttagagcaaacctaaacatccaaaacacaagatttcactcaaaaccaaaccaaaaaatTCGAATTTCACAAGGGCACGAAAACTGGGCAGATAATCTCGAGAAACTTACACATGGCCTAGATAGAAATGACGGGCTCGGCAAGAGCTTcgcgtagccgctgacggcacgcgaattggagcaccgtagctcgagatatcGCGACTTGAAGTGAGAAGTGAATAGTGTTTTCccccttctcttttctctcttctcatgcAGCTGGTGTTTATGTTGTGTGAGTGGTTTATGGCTGAAAAGGGTTCACTTAAAGGACTTATATATGtcgggcttgggcccaacttggttccggtccaacccgttagcgtttttagcccgtttggcccaacttcggaccaaacctttaaaattaatgcctggttttccatttctaatgtttttctaaggttttttacggttttcactttttctcatgcAATACCGGGCaaagttgaaccggttcaaccggttcaactgttGGTTCGCAATTTTTTACGATTTTTCGTAGAagacacattttctgactcagaaaaatccactaagtccaaaaatcacctttaaatcctcaaattctctctctaacttttcgGAATCTAATTTAAGCAATATTAATTgtttaattaaccggttgattaatTGCGGTTCTTACACACTACAGGCTTCAGGTACCATTTATTGTAAAGAATAACTTCACTTTTTCCACACATAAGCAACAAAAACTAAATTGAATCTAATTCCAAACTCAGaatgaaaattaaattgaattcagaATCGCACCAgcattcaacaaattaaataaattaaccaTCAATAAAATTAACTCATGAAATCAGAAAATCAGAAATCCAGCAACAATATTATTTCAGAAAATAAGCAACTCAGAATaagcaaaaattaacaaaatcagtaATTCAGTATCATTATCTCAGCAACTTAGAATCGGCATTATtacaaaacaagcaaaaatatattaaagcaGCAATGCTTACCGGCGGCGAGGGAGGAAGGGAAGTGGCGGCGATGAAAGAATGATAAGTGATGGCGACAACGACAGTTCCACCCGCCGGCAAGGGTTCGGCGATGAAAGTGGGGTGGTGGCTGGGTATCGAAGAGGGTTTAGGGCTGGGTTTTTGAGTTTTATACTTCTTTCCAAGTTTTCAGAGGGAGAAAGGGCCAAAGGGTATCTATCGAAGAgggaattttgatttttgaatctgtttttgttttttaatgaaaaaataaaaacgacGGCATTTGGAGGCCTTTCGTTTTGAACTGGTAACACTCTAAAAATCGGGCTGGTCTAACAATTGTTATTTTATACTTGTAATTAACTAGATTGCATGCTTTAATAAGGTTTCAAATCACACTAATGAATCTTGTTCAGGTTCTTCCTGAAGCTCCTGAAGATCTTGTTTGCGATTGTCTTGGCGGTATTTCTCtaaaattttctccttttttttccacTTGATATGTGCTTCTTTGTGATAAATACACAAATAAATTGCCCATAGAATTATTTGTTTACTGGTTTTGAGAATCAGGATTGCTTGAATTAATCATTCAATTTTTACACAAAGATGCTTCAACCATGGTTTTGGTTGCATGGCACGTCTGTCATGTCTAATCCTCATTCAAATAGATCTACCTGCTGCTTTATTTCTCCAAACCAACGTGTAATCTTGTCGTTATACTAATTCTGTTGGACAGATATATTTTCTTGTATGAGACTATAACAAATCAAAGTTTGAGGTGCTGTCGTCTGAGGTAATCCATATGTTTCAACATTTCATTTTGGCTATCTATTATCTGATAAAGTCATAGGAATATAACTCCATTTCCTTTTGCAGGAGCCAATACATGAGCGAATATCACGAAATGTTGCATCTGCACTGGCA
This window contains:
- the LOC112721967 gene encoding uncharacterized protein; amino-acid sequence: MAPYEALYGRKCQSPLCWCESGEASVLGPEVIAETIENIKKIRARILTAQSRQKSYADQRRKLLEFEVGEYVFLRVTPTTGIGRAIKAKKLNPRYIGPFEVLRQFGPAAYQVALPPHLSNLHDVFHVSQLRKYTSDAAHVLEPKSVELKENLTFQVTPVRIDDTSVKKLRGKDVSLVKVAWERAGVEEHMWELESEMRKDYPELFSELRKHHRLCKSRGQERNYELVAPDSEERVCFLVPTQGE
- the LOC140176236 gene encoding uncharacterized protein, which produces MRGICLIGDKSLVALYDTGASHSFISFAKVEELGLKMSELPFDLHVHTPHQTVMTRLGCRQVGFKLEGRDFVHDLICLPMVGLEMILGFDWLSKNRVLLDCFERTIRFMLDGENGAVVAAGYYLNSIMVHCSGKECQGYILLAANALGDAQNLDQIPVVRNFPEVFPEDIPEFPPQREIEFVIELVPGAGPISIALYKIAPIELAELKTQLEELLNKRACLNQLQISSTFKSEIQKAQQDGQKLLQLFQPVGDKRREEFTKDDEGL